A genomic region of Nostoc sp. UHCC 0702 contains the following coding sequences:
- a CDS encoding YjbQ family protein, which yields MPIINNLINLETLPGINIHNITPQIQDLITSTSINNGQILVFSRHTTTALAINENEIRLLEDVKVFLQKLAPESDRYLHNDLHLRDVPEDEPINAHSHLMAMMLSTSEVIPIVDGKLGLGTWQSVLFFELDGPRKRTVFVQISGE from the coding sequence ATGCCAATTATTAATAATTTAATTAATCTCGAAACTTTACCAGGAATTAATATTCATAATATTACGCCACAAATTCAAGATTTGATTACTTCAACTTCAATTAATAATGGTCAAATTTTAGTATTTTCTCGACACACTACAACGGCTTTAGCTATCAACGAAAACGAAATCAGATTGTTAGAGGATGTCAAAGTATTCTTGCAGAAACTAGCGCCTGAGTCAGACCGTTATTTGCATAATGATTTGCATTTGAGAGATGTACCAGAAGACGAACCAATTAATGCTCATTCTCACTTAATGGCAATGATGTTGTCTACTAGTGAAGTAATTCCTATTGTGGATGGTAAATTAGGTTTAGGAACGTGGCAATCTGTTTTGTTTTTTGAACTCGATGGCCCTCGCAAAAGAACTGTATTTGTGCAAATTTCTGGAGAA